One stretch of Molothrus aeneus isolate 106 chromosome 2, BPBGC_Maene_1.0, whole genome shotgun sequence DNA includes these proteins:
- the RPL24 gene encoding large ribosomal subunit protein eL24: MKVELCSFSGYKIYPGHGRRYARTDGKVFQFLNAKCESAFLSKRNPRQINWTVLYRRKHKKGQSEEVQKKRTRRAVKFQRAITGASLAEIMAKRNQKPEVRKAQREQAIRAAKEAKKAKQATKKTAVSAAKAPTKAAPKQKIVKPVKVSAPRVGGKR, encoded by the exons ATGAA GGTCGAGCTGTGCAGCTTCAGCGGGTACAAGATCTACCCGGGCCATGGCCGCCGCTACGCCCGCACGGACGGGAAG gtttttcagtttttgaatGCAAAATGTGAGTCTGCATTCCTTTCCAAGAGAAACCCTCGTCAGATCAACTGGACTGTTCTGTACAGGCGTAAGCACAAGAAGGGACAGTCA GAAGAGGTCCAGAAGAAGCGCACACGCCGTGCTGTGAAGTTTCAGAGAGCCATCACTGGTGCCTCTCTAGCTGAGATCATGGCCAAGCGGAACCAGAAGCCCGAAGTACGAAAGGCACAGAGGGAACAAGCTATTAG GGCTGCAAAGGAAGCCAAGAAGGCTAAGCAGGCAACCAAGAAAACAGCTGTTTCTGCTGCAAAG GCCCCTACAAAGGCAGCACCTAAGCAGAAGATTGTGAAACCAGTCAAGGTTTCTGCTCCCCGTGTTGGTGGAAAGCGCTAA